A stretch of Desulfurivibrio alkaliphilus AHT 2 DNA encodes these proteins:
- the rplK gene encoding 50S ribosomal protein L11, whose product MAKKIQGYIKLQIPAGKANPSPPVGPALGQHGVNIMEFCKAFNARTQAEGDTIIPVVITVFVDKSFTFVTKTPPASTLLFKTLNLKKGSSHPKKERVAKVSRDQIREIAEKKMPDLNCYNIEQAMKIVEGTARSCGITVVD is encoded by the coding sequence ATGGCGAAAAAGATTCAAGGGTACATCAAACTGCAGATTCCAGCCGGGAAGGCCAATCCTTCACCGCCGGTAGGCCCTGCCCTGGGCCAGCACGGGGTCAATATCATGGAATTCTGTAAAGCCTTCAATGCCAGGACCCAGGCGGAAGGTGACACCATCATCCCGGTGGTAATCACGGTTTTCGTTGACAAGTCCTTTACCTTTGTCACCAAGACCCCGCCGGCCTCAACCCTCCTGTTCAAGACTCTCAACCTCAAGAAGGGCTCCAGCCATCCCAAAAAAGAGAGGGTGGCCAAGGTCAGCCGGGACCAGATTCGGGAAATTGCGGAAAAGAAAATGCCCGACCTTAACTGCTACAATATCGAGCAGGCCATGAAGATTGTTGAAGGTACGGCCAGAAGCTGCGGTATTACGGTGGTTGACTAA
- the nusG gene encoding transcription termination/antitermination protein NusG produces the protein MARRWYILHTYSGFEEQVKTALQERIKNAGQEEMFGEILVPTEQVVEMVKGARKTSSRKFFPGYILVNVDLNEETWHTVRGTPKVTGFIGNDLNPEPLADEDAMKIIGRIQDGALKPKPKVSFEEGDQVRVVDGPFANFQGVVDEVNPEKGRVRVRVSIFGRETPVELEFIQVSKI, from the coding sequence ATGGCACGACGCTGGTACATACTGCATACCTACTCAGGATTTGAGGAGCAGGTAAAGACCGCCTTACAGGAACGGATCAAGAACGCCGGCCAGGAAGAGATGTTCGGGGAGATTCTGGTGCCCACCGAGCAGGTGGTGGAGATGGTGAAGGGGGCAAGAAAAACCTCTTCCCGCAAATTTTTTCCCGGTTATATCCTGGTCAACGTCGATCTTAACGAGGAGACCTGGCACACGGTTCGCGGTACCCCCAAGGTGACCGGGTTTATCGGCAACGACCTCAACCCCGAGCCCCTGGCCGACGAAGATGCCATGAAAATCATCGGCCGGATTCAGGACGGCGCATTGAAGCCCAAGCCCAAGGTTTCCTTCGAGGAAGGAGATCAGGTGCGGGTGGTGGATGGCCCCTTTGCCAACTTCCAGGGCGTGGTTGACGAGGTTAATCCGGAAAAGGGCCGCGTCCGGGTGAGGGTATCTATTTTCGGCCGCGAGACCCCGGTAGAGCTGGAATTTATTCAGGTTTCCAAGATATAA
- the secE gene encoding preprotein translocase subunit SecE: MAAKAEESKSRQPEVHKPGAGSRLTQIRQFMSEVRQEFGKVVWPAKKQTIMSTTVVIALVIVVAIYLGSIDLVLGKLVGAILR; encoded by the coding sequence ATGGCGGCCAAAGCAGAAGAAAGCAAAAGCAGGCAGCCCGAGGTTCATAAGCCGGGTGCCGGCTCGCGGCTGACTCAGATCAGGCAGTTTATGTCTGAGGTGCGCCAGGAGTTCGGCAAGGTGGTTTGGCCGGCCAAGAAACAAACGATAATGTCCACCACTGTAGTGATTGCCCTGGTGATCGTGGTTGCGATCTACCTGGGCTCCATCGACCTGGTGCTGGGCAAGCTGGTCGGCGCAATCTTGCGCTGA
- the rpmG gene encoding 50S ribosomal protein L33, translating into MRDIITLGCGTCKRRNYTSTKNKRRTPNKLEFKKYCPFCRSHTPHKETK; encoded by the coding sequence ATGAGAGATATCATTACCCTGGGATGCGGGACCTGCAAGCGCCGCAATTACACCAGCACCAAAAACAAGCGGCGGACTCCCAACAAACTGGAGTTCAAGAAATATTGTCCCTTCTGCCGGTCCCACACGCCGCACAAGGAAACCAAATAG
- the tuf gene encoding elongation factor Tu, with amino-acid sequence MAKEKFERKKPHVNIGTIGHIDHGKTTLTAALTRVLSTKGYANATAFDQIDKAPEEKERGITIATSHVEYESDSRHYAHVDCPGHADYIKNMITGAAQMDGAILVVGADDGPMPQTREHILLARQVGVPSIVVFLNKCDMVDDPELIELVEMELRELLSKYDFPGDDTPIIHGSALKALENPEDEAATKPIWDLVAACDSFIPEPKRDVDLPFLMPVEDVFSISGRGTVATGRIERGVVKVGEEIEIVGIRPTQKTTVTGVEMFRKILDEGQAGDNVGVLLRGTKRDEIERGQVLAKPGSITPHTKFQAECYILSKEEGGRHTPFFNGYRPQFYFRTTDVTGVVTLGEGVEMVMPGDNVTVEAELITPIAMDEGLRFAIREGGRTVGAGVINKIIA; translated from the coding sequence ATGGCAAAAGAGAAATTTGAACGCAAGAAGCCGCATGTCAACATCGGCACCATCGGCCATATCGACCACGGAAAGACGACGCTGACGGCGGCTCTTACCCGGGTGCTGTCGACCAAGGGTTACGCCAACGCAACGGCGTTTGATCAGATTGACAAGGCGCCGGAAGAGAAGGAGCGCGGTATTACCATCGCCACTTCCCATGTGGAGTACGAGTCCGATTCTCGCCACTATGCCCATGTGGACTGCCCGGGTCACGCCGACTATATTAAAAACATGATCACCGGTGCGGCGCAGATGGACGGCGCCATCCTGGTGGTGGGCGCCGACGACGGCCCCATGCCGCAGACCCGGGAGCACATCCTGCTGGCTCGCCAGGTAGGTGTCCCGTCCATCGTGGTATTCCTCAACAAGTGCGACATGGTAGATGATCCGGAGCTGATCGAGCTGGTGGAGATGGAGCTGCGCGAGTTGTTGAGCAAGTACGACTTCCCCGGCGACGATACCCCGATCATCCACGGCAGTGCCCTGAAGGCCCTGGAGAACCCCGAGGACGAAGCGGCCACCAAGCCGATCTGGGACCTGGTTGCAGCCTGCGACAGCTTTATTCCCGAGCCCAAGCGTGACGTGGATCTGCCTTTTCTGATGCCGGTGGAGGACGTGTTCTCCATCTCCGGTCGCGGCACGGTGGCCACCGGTCGGATCGAGCGCGGGGTGGTTAAGGTGGGTGAGGAGATCGAGATTGTCGGTATCCGCCCGACCCAGAAGACCACGGTGACCGGGGTCGAGATGTTCCGCAAGATCCTTGATGAGGGTCAGGCCGGCGACAACGTGGGCGTACTGCTGCGCGGCACCAAGCGTGACGAGATTGAGCGCGGACAGGTTCTGGCCAAGCCGGGGAGCATCACCCCGCACACCAAGTTCCAGGCCGAGTGCTATATTCTGAGCAAGGAAGAAGGTGGCCGCCATACCCCGTTTTTCAACGGTTACCGGCCGCAGTTTTACTTCCGGACCACCGACGTGACCGGGGTTGTGACCCTGGGCGAGGGCGTGGAGATGGTAATGCCCGGTGACAACGTCACCGTCGAAGCCGAACTGATCACCCCCATCGCCATGGATGAGGGCCTGCGCTTTGCCATCCGTGAAGGCGGCCGTACCGTGGGCGCCGGGGTTATCAATAAGATCATCGCCTGA
- the qmoC gene encoding quinone-interacting membrane-bound oxidoreductase complex subunit QmoC, whose protein sequence is MSEGMKVQPDLEFIKYLKNAGGDTLKKCYQCATCSVVCPLSGDDKPFPRKEMIWSQWGLKEKLVADPDVMLCHQCGDCTTNCPRGAKPGDVLGAIRAYAYTHYGFPQGLAKLCSEGKNLPIMILIPTIIIGLVWWLSGGMKLPEGEINFGYFFGDGYYVLPQTTLLIQLIFVPTLLFAIYAFYRGISNMWQGMAAQLPASQRNFRPSVMQFISQFLLPSVKEILAHKRFNECGTNRNRVTGHMPLVFAFIALLAVTAYAMIRKDIFGLFIDGLHVPLTFADPFKILANVAGVALIVGVGILWVNRSKTERENNSTPTFYDWYPIGIVMAVGVTGMAAQIFRLGDVAVMAYLFYFMHLVSVFMLFLYTPYTKLAHMFYRTFAMAFEKYRLSGFAGKTE, encoded by the coding sequence ATGTCTGAGGGAATGAAAGTCCAGCCTGATCTGGAGTTTATCAAGTATCTAAAAAACGCCGGCGGTGACACCCTGAAAAAGTGTTACCAGTGTGCCACCTGCTCGGTGGTATGCCCGCTGTCCGGCGATGACAAGCCGTTTCCCCGCAAGGAAATGATCTGGTCCCAGTGGGGCCTGAAAGAAAAACTGGTGGCCGACCCGGACGTCATGCTTTGCCACCAGTGCGGCGACTGCACCACCAATTGCCCGCGGGGCGCCAAGCCGGGCGACGTACTGGGGGCAATTCGGGCTTACGCCTACACCCACTACGGTTTTCCCCAGGGGTTGGCCAAGCTCTGCAGCGAGGGCAAAAATCTGCCCATCATGATCCTGATCCCCACCATTATCATCGGTTTGGTTTGGTGGCTTTCCGGCGGTATGAAGCTGCCGGAGGGAGAAATCAACTTCGGCTACTTCTTTGGCGACGGCTACTACGTCCTGCCCCAAACGACCCTGCTGATTCAGTTGATTTTCGTGCCCACGCTGCTGTTTGCCATTTACGCCTTTTATCGTGGCATCTCCAACATGTGGCAGGGGATGGCGGCGCAGCTACCGGCCTCTCAGCGCAATTTCCGCCCGTCGGTGATGCAGTTTATCAGCCAGTTCCTGCTGCCCTCGGTGAAGGAGATCCTGGCGCACAAGCGATTCAATGAATGCGGCACCAACCGCAACCGGGTTACCGGGCACATGCCGCTGGTTTTTGCCTTTATCGCCCTGCTGGCGGTAACCGCGTACGCCATGATCCGTAAGGATATCTTCGGCCTTTTCATTGATGGCCTGCATGTGCCTTTGACCTTTGCCGATCCCTTCAAAATTCTGGCCAATGTGGCCGGGGTGGCCCTGATCGTCGGGGTGGGGATTCTCTGGGTCAACCGTTCCAAAACCGAGCGGGAAAATAACAGCACCCCCACATTTTACGACTGGTACCCCATCGGTATCGTGATGGCCGTTGGCGTGACCGGTATGGCGGCCCAGATCTTCCGTCTGGGTGATGTGGCGGTGATGGCTTATCTCTTTTACTTCATGCACCTGGTGTCGGTGTTCATGCTGTTTCTTTACACCCCTTACACCAAGCTGGCCCATATGTTTTACCGGACCTTTGCCATGGCCTTTGAAAAGTATCGCCTCAGCGGTTTTGCCGGCAAGACTGAATAG
- a CDS encoding FAD-dependent oxidoreductase has product MDKKYGVYICTGCGIGEALDVEGLSGIAEENGMPVKTHEAVCSEAGRQVIKDDMANDGVNTPVICACSPRVWKDEFNFGDETITVRANLREGVVWSMEKPSEERNQEVINEFTNELAQDYMRIACTQAKKIDLPVAHQQETTNRRILVMGGGIAGLTAAREAAKAGHEVLLVEKTDKLGGKALGWRRQLPTKAPWSGLEDSSIQELISAVETDSRITVKTGTEVARIAGAPGDFKITLKTAGTRTEWDAPFRVTVDMQDKIDKGEMEDPNQGFKPYTEANPDAEVVGAVVLATGWVPADVSEFEHLGHGKLNNVVTNAEFEKLAKEGKVPANVAFIQSPGGEDNDKDFPYANSVTSMVALKQASYVREDNPDGKAYILYQHMRTPGNMELFYKGAQDNDGIFLTKATVTGVEEEGGSLVVKAKNTLLQEDLDLQVDMVVLGAGMKPTTADASTINLSYRQGPGFLDLELFDGYADSNFICFPYETRRTGVYTCGGVRKATDMVETIDDACGAALKAVQCIESADRGVAVHPRSGDNSYPEFYFQRCTQCKRCTEECPFGALDDDEKGTPLPNPTRCRRCGTCMGACPERIISFKNYSIDMIGSMVKSVEVPDDDEDKLRIVAFVCENDAYPCIDMAAMRNISLNSLVRIIPVRCLGSVNMVWIKDALSSGMDGALLLGCKFGDDYQCHFVKGSEIADKRMANIGETLGSLGLEPERCAVRQVAITDYDKVSDVINEFIDEIMELGPNPFKGF; this is encoded by the coding sequence ATGGATAAGAAGTACGGTGTATATATCTGCACGGGCTGCGGCATCGGCGAGGCCCTGGACGTTGAGGGACTGAGCGGCATTGCCGAAGAAAACGGCATGCCCGTTAAAACCCACGAGGCGGTTTGCAGCGAAGCCGGTCGCCAGGTTATCAAGGACGACATGGCCAATGACGGAGTTAACACCCCGGTGATCTGCGCCTGTTCGCCGCGGGTCTGGAAAGATGAGTTCAACTTCGGTGATGAAACCATCACCGTTCGCGCCAACCTGCGGGAAGGCGTGGTCTGGTCCATGGAGAAACCCAGCGAGGAGCGCAACCAGGAGGTGATCAACGAGTTCACCAACGAACTGGCCCAGGACTACATGCGCATAGCCTGCACCCAGGCCAAGAAGATCGACCTGCCGGTGGCCCACCAGCAGGAAACCACCAACCGCCGGATCCTGGTGATGGGTGGTGGTATCGCCGGCCTCACTGCGGCTCGGGAAGCGGCCAAAGCCGGTCACGAGGTGCTGCTGGTGGAAAAGACTGACAAGCTGGGTGGCAAGGCCCTCGGCTGGCGGCGGCAGTTGCCCACCAAGGCCCCCTGGAGTGGGCTGGAAGATTCCAGCATCCAGGAGTTGATCAGCGCGGTGGAAACAGACTCCCGGATCACGGTCAAAACCGGTACTGAAGTAGCCCGAATCGCCGGAGCCCCCGGTGATTTCAAGATCACCCTTAAAACCGCCGGCACCCGCACCGAATGGGACGCCCCCTTCCGGGTCACCGTTGACATGCAGGACAAGATCGACAAGGGTGAAATGGAAGACCCCAACCAGGGCTTTAAGCCCTACACCGAGGCCAACCCCGATGCCGAGGTGGTGGGGGCGGTGGTACTGGCCACCGGCTGGGTACCCGCCGATGTCTCCGAGTTCGAGCACCTGGGGCACGGCAAGCTCAACAACGTGGTTACCAACGCCGAGTTTGAGAAACTGGCCAAGGAGGGCAAGGTGCCCGCCAATGTCGCCTTCATCCAGAGCCCCGGTGGCGAGGACAACGACAAGGATTTCCCCTATGCCAACTCGGTGACCAGCATGGTGGCGCTGAAGCAGGCCAGTTACGTCCGGGAGGACAACCCCGACGGCAAGGCCTACATTCTCTACCAGCATATGCGGACTCCGGGCAACATGGAGCTGTTCTACAAAGGGGCCCAGGACAACGACGGCATCTTCCTGACCAAGGCCACGGTTACCGGGGTCGAGGAAGAGGGCGGTTCCCTGGTGGTCAAGGCCAAGAATACCCTGCTGCAGGAAGACCTGGATCTACAGGTGGACATGGTGGTGCTCGGCGCCGGCATGAAGCCTACCACCGCCGATGCCTCCACCATCAATCTCTCCTATCGTCAGGGCCCGGGCTTTTTGGATCTGGAGCTGTTCGACGGCTATGCCGACTCCAACTTCATCTGCTTCCCGTACGAGACCCGGAGAACCGGTGTTTACACCTGTGGCGGTGTCCGCAAGGCCACCGACATGGTGGAAACCATCGACGACGCCTGCGGTGCAGCTCTTAAGGCAGTCCAATGTATCGAAAGCGCCGATCGCGGGGTGGCGGTGCATCCCCGCTCCGGTGACAACTCCTATCCGGAGTTTTACTTCCAGCGCTGTACCCAGTGCAAGCGCTGCACCGAGGAGTGCCCCTTTGGCGCCCTGGACGACGACGAGAAAGGTACGCCGCTGCCCAACCCCACCCGCTGCCGCCGTTGCGGCACCTGTATGGGGGCCTGCCCCGAGCGGATCATCAGCTTTAAGAACTACAGCATCGACATGATCGGCTCCATGGTTAAGTCCGTGGAAGTTCCGGATGATGATGAGGACAAGCTGCGGATCGTCGCCTTTGTTTGCGAAAACGACGCCTATCCCTGTATCGATATGGCGGCGATGCGCAACATCAGCCTCAACAGCCTGGTGCGGATCATCCCCGTGCGCTGTCTGGGGTCGGTGAACATGGTCTGGATCAAGGACGCCCTTTCCTCCGGGATGGACGGTGCCCTGCTGCTGGGCTGCAAGTTCGGCGACGACTACCAGTGCCACTTCGTCAAAGGCAGTGAGATCGCCGACAAGCGGATGGCCAACATCGGCGAGACCCTTGGTTCTCTTGGGCTCGAGCCGGAGCGCTGCGCCGTGCGCCAGGTGGCGATCACAGATTACGACAAGGTTTCCGATGTGATCAACGAGTTCATCGACGAAATCATGGAACTCGGCCCCAATCCCTTCAAGGGCTTCTAA
- a CDS encoding CoB--CoM heterodisulfide reductase iron-sulfur subunit A family protein: MTDERSAPSGAVLVVGGGISGLTAALEAAEVGQDVFLVEKNPYLGGRVAQLNQYFPKLCPPSCGLEINYQRIKNNRKIRVHTMTEVKSVSGGPGNYQVTLSVKPRYINSNCTCCNACVDACQDEVDNPFNFGMDKVKAIRKPHEHAFPARYVLDKDACSSASLDAIVAACKYDAVELDMQEREITVDVASIVWATGWNPYDPVNMENLKFNSSPAIISNMMMERLASVGGPTGGKILRPGDNAEPASFAFVQCAGSRDENHLEYCSYICCMASMKQINYIRAQYPEAPITVFYIDLRTPGKYEKFREKLMADENITWIKGKVADIVAEDDGSVTVIAEDAVSGNKAQAKVDLAVLATGMQPAIGEQAKALGLTTDDNNFIVSQEEGMISAGCAKKASDVVTCAQSATAAAMKAIQASRR, from the coding sequence ATGACAGATGAACGCAGCGCACCCTCAGGTGCTGTATTGGTCGTCGGTGGCGGGATCAGTGGCTTGACCGCTGCTCTCGAGGCCGCCGAAGTCGGTCAGGACGTTTTCCTGGTGGAAAAAAACCCCTACCTGGGCGGCCGGGTGGCCCAGCTCAACCAGTATTTCCCCAAGCTTTGCCCGCCGTCCTGCGGTTTGGAAATCAACTACCAGCGGATTAAAAATAACCGCAAGATCCGGGTCCACACCATGACCGAGGTCAAGAGCGTCAGCGGCGGGCCGGGCAACTACCAGGTTACCCTCAGCGTCAAGCCCCGCTACATCAACAGCAACTGCACCTGCTGCAACGCCTGCGTGGATGCCTGCCAGGATGAAGTGGACAACCCCTTCAACTTCGGCATGGACAAGGTTAAGGCCATTCGCAAACCGCATGAGCACGCCTTTCCGGCCCGCTACGTGCTGGATAAGGATGCCTGCAGCAGCGCCAGCCTGGACGCCATTGTGGCCGCCTGCAAGTACGACGCCGTTGAGCTGGACATGCAGGAGCGTGAGATCACCGTGGATGTGGCCAGCATCGTTTGGGCCACCGGCTGGAATCCTTACGATCCCGTCAACATGGAAAATCTCAAGTTCAACTCCAGCCCGGCCATCATCAGCAACATGATGATGGAGCGGCTGGCTTCGGTGGGCGGCCCCACCGGCGGCAAGATCCTGCGTCCCGGCGACAACGCCGAGCCCGCCAGTTTTGCCTTCGTCCAGTGTGCCGGCTCTCGCGACGAGAACCACCTGGAGTACTGCTCCTACATCTGCTGCATGGCCTCCATGAAGCAGATCAACTATATCCGCGCCCAATACCCCGAGGCGCCCATTACCGTTTTCTACATTGACCTGCGGACCCCGGGCAAATATGAAAAATTCCGGGAAAAACTGATGGCCGATGAGAACATCACCTGGATCAAGGGCAAGGTAGCCGATATCGTGGCCGAGGATGACGGTTCCGTTACGGTCATTGCCGAAGATGCGGTGAGCGGCAACAAGGCTCAGGCCAAGGTTGACCTGGCCGTGTTGGCCACCGGCATGCAGCCCGCCATCGGCGAGCAGGCCAAGGCGCTTGGCTTGACCACGGACGATAACAACTTCATCGTCTCCCAGGAAGAGGGCATGATTTCCGCCGGTTGCGCCAAGAAGGCGTCAGACGTGGTCACCTGCGCCCAGAGCGCCACGGCCGCAGCCATGAAAGCGATTCAAGCGTCGAGGAGGTAA
- the aprA gene encoding adenylyl-sulfate reductase subunit alpha codes for MALPNKPMGELPAVANPEVVEHDVDVLIIGGGMAACGCAFEIKKWAPADLKIKLVDKAAMERSGAVAQGLSAINTYIGENKIENYVKMVRNDLMGVVREDLIYDLGRHVDESVKLFEEWGLPIWKKDDKGDNLDGSKPAPTLREGGTPVRTGKWQIMINGESYKCIVAEPAKTALGEENIMERVFIVKLILDKNKENQIAGAAGFSTRENKVHVFRCKTALCACGGAVNIFRPRSTGEGKGRAWYPVWNAGSTYTMCAQVGATLTMMENRFTPARFKDGYGPVGAWFLLFKAKVQNGLGEFYANSDAAQEELNKYMPYGASAVTPTCLRNHLLLNELKAGRGPIYMATDVALNAFLEERRAAGMDEKDVKKFWKHLESEAWEDFLDMSVGQAGLWAGMNIEPEKVGSEIMPTEPYMLGSHSGCCGIWTSGPNEDWVPTVDGPRSHQYKWGYNRMTTVDGLFTAGDGVGASGHKFSSGSHAEGRIVAKQMVKFCRDNADFKPELPKSAQEYADEIYAPVKRYLEHVGATTASNVNPNYCKPAGLMMRLMKATDEYGGGVATYYMTSGKLLNICLDLLRMLREDAELMAAGDLHELMRAWENYHRIWCVETHIRHIEFRKESRYPGFYYRSDFPNVDEENWKAFVNSTYDPKAGEWKCEKVECINIVETEPWI; via the coding sequence ATGGCATTGCCGAATAAGCCCATGGGCGAGCTGCCCGCAGTCGCCAATCCCGAAGTTGTTGAGCACGACGTCGATGTACTGATCATCGGCGGTGGTATGGCCGCTTGCGGTTGCGCTTTTGAAATCAAGAAGTGGGCCCCCGCCGATCTGAAGATCAAGCTGGTCGACAAGGCCGCCATGGAGCGTTCCGGCGCCGTGGCCCAGGGTCTGTCCGCCATCAACACCTATATCGGTGAGAACAAGATCGAAAACTACGTAAAGATGGTCCGCAACGACCTGATGGGCGTGGTTCGCGAAGACTTGATCTACGACCTGGGCCGCCACGTTGACGAGTCCGTTAAGCTCTTCGAAGAGTGGGGTCTGCCCATCTGGAAGAAAGACGACAAGGGCGACAACCTGGACGGCTCCAAGCCCGCTCCCACCCTGCGTGAAGGCGGCACCCCGGTACGTACCGGTAAGTGGCAGATCATGATCAACGGCGAGTCCTACAAGTGCATCGTCGCCGAGCCGGCCAAGACCGCGCTGGGCGAAGAGAACATCATGGAGCGCGTGTTCATCGTCAAGCTGATCCTGGACAAGAACAAGGAAAACCAGATCGCCGGTGCTGCCGGTTTCTCCACCCGTGAGAACAAGGTTCACGTTTTCCGTTGCAAGACCGCTCTCTGCGCCTGTGGCGGCGCGGTAAACATCTTCCGTCCCCGGTCCACCGGTGAAGGTAAGGGTCGGGCCTGGTACCCGGTATGGAACGCCGGCTCCACCTACACCATGTGCGCCCAGGTCGGCGCCACCCTGACCATGATGGAAAACCGCTTCACCCCGGCCCGCTTCAAAGACGGCTACGGCCCGGTAGGCGCCTGGTTCCTCCTGTTCAAGGCCAAGGTACAGAACGGTCTGGGCGAGTTCTACGCCAACTCCGACGCCGCTCAGGAAGAGCTCAACAAGTATATGCCTTACGGTGCTTCCGCCGTAACCCCCACCTGCCTGCGTAACCACCTGCTGCTCAACGAGCTCAAGGCTGGTCGCGGCCCCATCTACATGGCCACCGACGTTGCCCTGAACGCCTTCCTCGAAGAGCGTCGTGCCGCCGGCATGGACGAGAAAGATGTTAAGAAGTTCTGGAAGCACCTCGAGAGCGAGGCCTGGGAAGACTTCCTCGATATGTCCGTTGGTCAGGCTGGTCTCTGGGCCGGTATGAACATCGAGCCCGAGAAGGTTGGCAGCGAGATCATGCCCACCGAACCGTACATGCTGGGCAGCCACTCCGGTTGCTGTGGTATCTGGACCTCCGGTCCCAACGAAGACTGGGTACCCACCGTGGATGGTCCCCGTAGCCACCAGTACAAGTGGGGCTACAACCGGATGACCACCGTTGACGGTCTGTTCACCGCCGGTGACGGCGTTGGCGCCTCCGGTCACAAGTTCTCCTCCGGCTCCCACGCCGAAGGCCGGATTGTTGCCAAGCAGATGGTTAAGTTCTGCCGCGACAATGCCGACTTCAAGCCCGAGTTGCCCAAGAGCGCCCAGGAGTACGCCGACGAGATTTACGCCCCGGTTAAGCGTTACCTCGAGCATGTTGGCGCCACCACCGCGTCCAACGTTAACCCCAACTACTGCAAGCCCGCCGGCCTGATGATGCGCCTGATGAAGGCCACCGACGAGTACGGCGGCGGTGTTGCCACCTACTACATGACCTCCGGCAAGCTGCTCAACATCTGCCTGGATCTGCTGCGCATGCTGCGTGAAGATGCCGAGCTGATGGCCGCCGGTGACCTGCACGAGTTGATGCGGGCCTGGGAAAACTACCACCGGATCTGGTGTGTGGAAACCCACATCCGCCACATCGAGTTCCGTAAGGAATCCCGCTACCCCGGTTTCTACTATCGTTCCGACTTCCCCAATGTCGACGAAGAGAACTGGAAGGCCTTCGTTAACTCCACCTACGACCCCAAAGCCGGGGAGTGGAAGTGCGAGAAGGTCGAGTGCATCAACATCGTTGAAACCGAGCCGTGGATCTAA
- the aprB gene encoding adenylyl-sulfate reductase subunit beta, with translation MPSYVDPSKCDGCKGGDKTACMYICPNDLMVLNKDEMKAYNQEPDACWECYSCVKICPQGAIAVRGYDDFVPMGGVVHPMRSSDSIMWTVKFRNGNMKRFKFPIRTTAEGAANAYTDVKGDNLDDEKLVLEQDLPAPTMLAK, from the coding sequence ATGCCGAGCTATGTGGATCCTTCAAAGTGTGATGGTTGCAAGGGCGGTGATAAGACTGCCTGCATGTACATCTGTCCCAATGACCTGATGGTCTTGAACAAGGACGAGATGAAGGCTTACAACCAGGAGCCCGATGCATGCTGGGAGTGTTATTCTTGCGTGAAAATCTGTCCGCAGGGCGCCATCGCCGTCCGCGGCTATGACGACTTCGTGCCCATGGGCGGGGTGGTACACCCCATGCGGAGTTCCGACTCCATCATGTGGACCGTTAAGTTCCGTAACGGCAACATGAAGCGTTTCAAGTTCCCCATCCGGACCACCGCCGAAGGTGCAGCCAATGCCTACACCGACGTGAAGGGTGACAACCTGGATGACGAGAAGCTGGTTCTGGAGCAGGATCTGCCGGCACCGACCATGCTGGCCAAGTAA